TGGAAATCCACTTGCACGACTTGCCGCGACGCGCGAAGTTTCTTGCGCAAGGATCTCGGCGTCGAACTCGACGAGCGCGACTATGCGCGAGTTGCGCTGAGTGCGGCTGAGCTGAAGGATCTTTTTGCGGGCCGCGACCCGCGCGATTTTCTAAACCCGCGCAGCCCGGCCTTCAAGGCGATGGGCCTAGCGGGTAAATCGCTCACGGTCGAGCAGGCGTTCGCGCTGATGGTGAAGGAGCCGAATCTAATCAAGCGCCCGATCGTCGTCGCGGGCAAACAAATGATCGCAGGCTTCGACCGCGAGCGGCTGCGCGCCGCGCTGAAATAGAGCAAGCTGAACGCGCATAGCGTTATGCGCGAGCGCGCAGTAGCTCATCGGCGAGCCTGTGA
This region of Candidatus Binatus sp. genomic DNA includes:
- a CDS encoding arsenate reductase family protein translates to MKRIRFVWKSTCTTCRDARSFLRKDLGVELDERDYARVALSAAELKDLFAGRDPRDFLNPRSPAFKAMGLAGKSLTVEQAFALMVKEPNLIKRPIVVAGKQMIAGFDRERLRAALK